From Chloracidobacterium sp. N, the proteins below share one genomic window:
- a CDS encoding fatty acid desaturase family protein encodes MVVGERGEEFRQTGRRPLLAPAVVKQLSALSPLRATSSLLLDWGIIVGLVTATVWLNHPLLWCLAPLGIAAAQHGLAILAHQAAHYRMYETRWLNDAVGMLCAAPLGVSMHTYRIIHRIHHNHLYSPIDPDMALMAGYPRGRWHLLKKFIRDLLGITAVKNYLYFFGRPLRRTAPEKPAAHVSIVDDTSENLRRAARRDRRFVIVFHVTLLVAAVAGGWWQSYVVLWLLPLVTLLQWLLRLRALCEHGAVADTSTPLRAARTNLVPWYIRWWLFPHQMHYHIEHHLYPSVPHYRLPACHAALREAGALADAEVSSSLRATWRKFYAPAARPTA; translated from the coding sequence ATGGTTGTGGGAGAACGGGGTGAAGAGTTCCGGCAGACCGGCCGGCGGCCACTGCTGGCGCCAGCCGTGGTCAAGCAGCTTTCGGCGCTCTCGCCGCTGCGGGCAACGTCTTCGCTGCTTCTTGACTGGGGTATCATCGTCGGTCTTGTCACCGCAACGGTCTGGCTCAACCATCCGCTGTTGTGGTGCCTGGCACCCTTGGGTATCGCGGCGGCGCAGCACGGGCTGGCCATTCTGGCCCACCAGGCGGCGCACTACCGGATGTATGAAACCCGATGGCTCAACGATGCGGTTGGCATGCTGTGCGCTGCTCCGCTGGGGGTTTCCATGCACACGTACCGCATCATTCACCGGATTCACCACAACCACCTGTACAGCCCGATTGACCCGGACATGGCGCTGATGGCGGGGTATCCCCGTGGGCGCTGGCACCTGCTCAAAAAGTTCATCAGGGACCTGCTGGGGATTACGGCGGTCAAAAACTACCTGTACTTTTTCGGTCGGCCGCTGCGCCGCACCGCGCCGGAAAAGCCGGCGGCACATGTGTCCATAGTGGATGACACTTCGGAGAACCTGCGGCGGGCGGCCCGTCGGGATCGGCGTTTTGTCATTGTCTTCCATGTGACGCTGCTTGTGGCGGCTGTTGCTGGTGGGTGGTGGCAGAGTTATGTCGTTTTATGGCTTTTGCCGCTGGTGACGCTGCTTCAGTGGCTGTTGCGGCTGCGCGCGCTCTGTGAACATGGCGCGGTAGCGGACACTTCAACGCCGTTGCGCGCGGCGCGCACGAACCTTGTGCCGTGGTACATCCGCTGGTGGCTTTTCCCGCACCAGATGCACTATCACATCGAACATCACCTGTATCCCAGCGTGCCGCACTACCGGCTGCCGGCCTGTCATGCGGCATTGCGGGAAGCCGGCGCGCTGGCCGACGCTGAAGTGTCGTCGTCACTGCGTGCTACGTGGCGGAAGTTTTATGCGCCGGCTGCCCGGCCGACGGCGTGA
- a CDS encoding 4-hydroxy-3-methylbut-2-enyl diphosphate reductase, whose amino-acid sequence MAIANDAAAPAKRQNPSRSGFGLRAEVHDEIRNDFDSALVQRIKASGGTHRAGRLTFRLAQEFGFCYGVDHALDLAYETHVRFPDRRVYLTGEIIHNPTVNEQLARMGYCFLRPGDEVTAEDIVLIPAFGAPTHELERLKSIGCLLVDTTCGSVVHVWKRVEKYAREGFTAIIHGKYDHEETEATRSRTTLYPDGKFLVVRDRAQAQDVCDYILGRGHREAFLARYAAVATPGFDPDRDLQRVGLANQTTMLSSESLEIAEMIRHAIEERYGAEEVRARFRSFDTICSATQERQDAILKLIEEPLDLVIVVGGYNSSNTEHLCEIAAERLPTYHINAPECLVSAREIRHKPAFSKEETTSWDWLPEGPVTIGITAGASTPNKVVGDCIERLVALADVG is encoded by the coding sequence ATGGCAATAGCGAATGATGCGGCTGCGCCGGCAAAACGGCAAAATCCTTCCCGGAGCGGGTTTGGTCTGCGCGCTGAAGTTCACGATGAAATCCGAAACGACTTTGACAGTGCGTTGGTCCAGCGCATCAAGGCTTCCGGTGGGACGCACCGGGCGGGCCGTCTCACCTTCCGTCTCGCGCAGGAGTTCGGTTTCTGCTATGGCGTTGACCATGCCCTTGACCTGGCCTACGAAACCCACGTGCGGTTTCCCGACCGGCGGGTGTATCTGACCGGGGAAATCATCCACAACCCCACCGTCAATGAGCAGTTGGCCCGGATGGGCTACTGCTTTTTGCGGCCGGGCGACGAGGTGACGGCGGAGGACATTGTCCTGATCCCGGCCTTTGGTGCGCCGACCCACGAACTGGAGCGTCTCAAAAGCATCGGCTGCCTGCTGGTGGACACAACCTGCGGCTCGGTGGTGCACGTCTGGAAGCGGGTTGAAAAGTATGCGCGGGAAGGCTTTACGGCCATCATTCACGGCAAGTACGACCACGAGGAAACCGAGGCCACGCGCTCGCGGACGACGCTCTATCCCGACGGCAAGTTTCTCGTCGTGCGCGACCGGGCACAGGCGCAGGATGTGTGTGATTACATCCTTGGGCGCGGCCACCGCGAAGCCTTCCTGGCCAGGTATGCCGCCGTGGCGACGCCGGGGTTTGACCCGGACCGCGACTTGCAGCGTGTCGGGCTGGCCAACCAGACGACGATGCTTTCGAGTGAGTCCCTGGAAATTGCGGAGATGATTCGGCACGCCATTGAGGAGCGATATGGGGCCGAGGAGGTCAGGGCGCGCTTTCGCTCGTTTGACACCATCTGCAGCGCCACCCAGGAACGGCAGGATGCCATCCTGAAGCTCATCGAAGAACCGCTTGATCTGGTCATCGTGGTGGGCGGCTACAACAGCAGCAACACCGAGCACCTGTGTGAAATTGCCGCAGAGCGGTTGCCGACTTACCACATCAATGCGCCGGAGTGTCTGGTATCGGCAAGGGAAATCCGCCACAAGCCGGCCTTCAGCAAGGAAGAGACGACTTCGTGGGACTGGCTCCCGGAAGGACCCGTCACCATTGGCATCACGGCCGGGGCTTCGACGCCCAACAAGGTCGTCGGAGATTGTATTGAACGCCTTGTGGCACTGGCCGACGTGGGCTGA
- the shc gene encoding squalene--hopene cyclase, producing MPGFAPRFVQPVVESPLPPAFRPARPAPATAAAVEAAIRKAQAYLLSKQYPEGYWWAELEANVTLTAEYVFLHKVLGTDGERTRQFEKIRTYLRRQQREHGGWELYYGDGGELSTSIEAYFALKLLGDSPDLPHMARARQFILARGGITKARVFTKIHLALFGAFPWEGCPTLPPWIMLLPDWFPFTIYELASWARSSTVPLLLVSDRKPVVRVPGGDADELYAEGRAQADLSLPNPAGPLSLGGVFIGFDRMLKLMERFDLSPRRAEALARAEQWTLDHQDDSGDWGGIIPAMLNSLLGLHCRGYAPTHPAMQKGIAAVERFCIETEDEFHTQPCVSPVWDTGLTILALLDSGLPNDHPALVRAGEWLLSKQIFRDGDWRFKNRTGPAGGWAFEFWNDFFPDVDDTAVVTMALHRLKLPDEAEKQRRLKLAIEWTLSMQSKNGGWGAFDVDNTLEILNDIPYGDLKAMIDPPTADLTGHILEMLGVTGYAAPREKVERAIAFIKSKQEPEGCWWGRWGVNYIYGTHMVICGLVALGLDPREAFIMRGTQWLNSCQNEDGGWGETCASYGDRTLMGVGKSTPSQTAWALLGLVAGGEGKSDCARRGIEYLVTHQNDDGSWTEAEFTGTGFPNHFYMNYHFYRNYFPLMALGRYRAFARA from the coding sequence ATGCCCGGATTTGCGCCCCGCTTTGTACAACCTGTCGTCGAGTCACCACTGCCGCCCGCCTTCCGCCCGGCGCGGCCGGCGCCGGCCACAGCGGCCGCCGTCGAGGCAGCCATCCGCAAAGCGCAAGCGTATCTTCTTTCCAAGCAGTACCCGGAAGGCTACTGGTGGGCCGAACTCGAAGCCAACGTCACCCTGACGGCTGAGTACGTGTTTCTCCACAAGGTGCTCGGCACGGATGGCGAACGGACGCGGCAGTTTGAAAAAATCCGCACCTACCTGCGCCGCCAGCAGCGCGAACACGGCGGCTGGGAGCTGTACTACGGCGACGGCGGTGAACTCTCCACGAGCATCGAGGCCTACTTTGCCCTCAAACTGCTCGGCGACAGCCCCGACCTGCCGCACATGGCGCGCGCCCGGCAGTTCATTCTGGCGCGCGGCGGCATCACCAAAGCGCGGGTGTTCACCAAAATCCATCTGGCACTGTTCGGCGCGTTTCCCTGGGAAGGCTGCCCGACGCTTCCGCCGTGGATTATGCTCCTGCCGGACTGGTTTCCCTTCACCATTTACGAACTCGCCAGTTGGGCGCGCAGCTCGACGGTTCCCCTGCTCCTTGTCAGCGACCGGAAACCCGTCGTGCGCGTACCGGGCGGCGATGCCGATGAGCTGTATGCCGAAGGCCGCGCCCAGGCCGACCTGTCCCTGCCCAATCCCGCCGGCCCCCTGTCGCTGGGAGGTGTGTTCATCGGCTTCGACCGGATGCTCAAACTCATGGAGCGGTTCGACCTCTCGCCACGTAGGGCGGAAGCCCTGGCGCGGGCCGAACAGTGGACGCTCGACCACCAGGACGACAGCGGCGACTGGGGCGGCATCATCCCGGCCATGCTCAACTCGCTCCTGGGGCTGCACTGCCGGGGCTATGCGCCGACCCACCCGGCCATGCAGAAGGGTATCGCGGCCGTGGAGCGGTTCTGCATTGAGACCGAAGATGAGTTCCACACGCAGCCCTGTGTTTCTCCCGTCTGGGACACGGGCCTGACCATCCTCGCCCTGCTCGATTCGGGGCTGCCCAACGATCATCCGGCGCTCGTCCGCGCCGGTGAGTGGCTGCTCTCCAAGCAGATTTTCCGGGACGGCGACTGGCGGTTCAAAAACCGGACCGGGCCGGCCGGCGGCTGGGCCTTCGAGTTCTGGAACGATTTTTTCCCCGATGTGGACGATACGGCCGTCGTCACCATGGCGCTGCACCGGCTCAAACTTCCCGACGAAGCCGAAAAACAGCGCCGCCTGAAACTCGCCATCGAGTGGACACTCTCGATGCAGAGCAAAAACGGTGGCTGGGGCGCTTTTGATGTGGACAACACCCTCGAAATCCTCAACGACATCCCGTATGGCGACCTCAAAGCCATGATTGACCCGCCCACGGCCGATCTCACCGGCCATATCCTCGAAATGCTGGGCGTCACCGGCTATGCCGCGCCACGGGAGAAGGTCGAACGGGCCATTGCCTTCATCAAAAGCAAACAGGAACCGGAAGGCTGTTGGTGGGGACGCTGGGGCGTCAACTACATCTACGGCACGCACATGGTCATCTGCGGCCTGGTTGCTCTGGGGCTTGACCCCCGCGAAGCCTTCATCATGCGCGGTACGCAGTGGCTCAACTCCTGCCAGAACGAAGACGGCGGCTGGGGCGAGACCTGCGCCAGCTACGGCGACCGGACCCTGATGGGCGTCGGCAAAAGCACGCCTTCCCAGACAGCCTGGGCACTGCTCGGACTGGTGGCCGGTGGTGAAGGTAAGTCCGACTGCGCCCGCCGGGGTATCGAATACCTCGTCACCCACCAGAATGACGACGGAAGCTGGACGGAAGCCGAGTTTACCGGCACCGGCTTCCCCAACCACTTCTACATGAACTATCACTTCTACCGGAACTACTTCCCGCTTATGGCGCTGGGGCGCTACCGGGCTTTCGCCCGGGCCTAG
- a CDS encoding helix-turn-helix transcriptional regulator, whose translation MSTYTNGHVPDYRVAVIDELNHAAKAVEKYGLPVTATYTLEEAGTRLSELSKYQIIIVGVSLFPIRRRIVNELRRVAPDACLVFLRRAHEFSNGQSPLEVKNTVSADFMLSASSPDEVWLAAQSLKHMFPLPTTADLEPPAEAFLMDRVMKVVAAHYQDPNLNLRAVASRLNLSSGQLSRLLNRHAGMRFRQLLQQTRLEAAKQLLMTANCTTIKEVAFKVGFADSDYFSRAFKRYTGCCATEYRENSALQ comes from the coding sequence ATGAGCACCTACACGAACGGTCATGTTCCAGATTACCGCGTCGCCGTCATAGATGAACTCAACCATGCGGCCAAGGCGGTCGAGAAATACGGGCTGCCGGTAACGGCGACCTATACGCTCGAAGAAGCCGGGACGCGACTTTCCGAACTGAGCAAGTACCAGATCATCATCGTCGGGGTGTCGCTGTTTCCCATCCGGCGGCGAATCGTGAATGAGCTGCGGCGGGTAGCGCCGGATGCCTGTCTCGTGTTCCTGCGGCGCGCCCACGAGTTTTCCAACGGGCAGTCGCCCCTGGAGGTCAAAAACACGGTCTCAGCGGACTTCATGCTGAGCGCCTCCTCGCCGGATGAAGTCTGGCTGGCAGCCCAGTCCCTGAAGCACATGTTTCCGCTGCCGACGACCGCCGACCTCGAACCGCCAGCCGAGGCGTTTCTCATGGACCGGGTGATGAAGGTGGTCGCCGCACACTATCAGGACCCGAACCTCAACCTGCGCGCGGTGGCAAGCCGGCTCAACCTTTCTTCGGGGCAGTTGTCGCGGCTGCTCAACCGTCACGCCGGAATGCGGTTCCGGCAGTTGCTCCAGCAGACCCGCCTCGAAGCCGCCAAGCAGTTGCTGATGACGGCCAACTGCACAACCATCAAGGAAGTGGCCTTCAAGGTCGGCTTTGCAGACAGCGACTACTTTTCGCGGGCCTTCAAGCGGTACACGGGCTGCTGCGCCACGGAGTACCGCGAAAACAGCGCCCTCCAGTAA
- a CDS encoding glycoside hydrolase family 15 protein encodes MMKLVSIVLAVALVCPGLFSVPPLSGEASGEAPGRPGVRSTWTSGGKLGVGTAVSRRSRVWFTLGATGLTEVYYPTVDMPNLRALDFVIVGNGYVGCASRDALERETRRTRDDALSFAQTMSDGKRWRITQRYACDPNRDALLIEVEVTALDGGNYEVFALLDPAVANSGLGDTGEHRGRTLVASDRDATTNQTIAMAFAAQPAFEVVSSGFAGVSDGWTDLAADGRLDGREQRAVDGNVVQIGQLSAPRTTLALAFADRPETAASVAAAALAEGFAAIAGRYEAEWQAFTARLPRVASEYRAQFAVAAMTLLAHEDKTYPGAGVASLSIPWGEAADADRPTSGGYHLVWSRDLYHVATAWLALGDRAAAGRALDYLFKVQQNADGSFPQNSWLDGRPYWPSVQLDEVAYPIILAWQLERFDRETYTQHVRPAAEYILRHGPYTPQERWEEEEGYSPSTIAAEIAGLICAADIARRLGRAEDAERYERTADRWAEGVQQWCYTTTGPWDEGEAERGYYLRINNNRDPNDGFKLDINNGGGQHDERAIVDAGFLELVRLGIVPPDDPKIVRSLRMVDRVIRVETPMGPGWRRYNYDGYGERADGSGWQDKGIGRIWPLLTGERGEYVIASGGDANPYAKTMLAFAGPTGMIPEQVWDQAYPPDARYRIGQGTGSATPLAWSMAQFVRLVMCIEARRVIEQPAVVFQRYAGKQRPR; translated from the coding sequence ATGATGAAACTGGTAAGCATCGTGCTTGCCGTGGCGCTGGTCTGTCCGGGGCTGTTTTCCGTGCCGCCCCTATCGGGAGAGGCATCGGGAGAGGCTCCGGGCCGGCCCGGCGTCAGGTCCACCTGGACTTCCGGCGGCAAGCTGGGCGTGGGCACGGCCGTCAGTCGGCGATCACGGGTGTGGTTCACCCTGGGCGCAACGGGCCTGACGGAGGTCTATTACCCGACGGTGGATATGCCCAACCTGCGGGCGCTGGATTTTGTCATCGTCGGCAACGGGTACGTTGGGTGTGCGTCCCGCGATGCCTTGGAGCGGGAGACGCGCCGGACCCGCGACGATGCCCTGTCCTTTGCCCAGACCATGAGCGACGGCAAGCGGTGGCGCATCACACAGCGTTATGCCTGTGACCCCAACCGCGATGCGCTGCTCATCGAAGTCGAAGTCACGGCGCTGGACGGCGGCAACTACGAGGTCTTTGCCCTGCTTGACCCGGCCGTGGCCAACAGTGGCCTGGGAGATACGGGCGAACACCGCGGCCGGACGCTCGTCGCTTCCGACCGCGATGCCACAACCAACCAGACCATTGCCATGGCGTTCGCCGCACAGCCGGCCTTTGAGGTGGTGTCGAGTGGCTTTGCCGGGGTCAGCGACGGCTGGACCGATCTGGCTGCCGACGGACGGCTGGACGGACGTGAACAGCGCGCTGTGGATGGCAACGTCGTGCAGATTGGACAGTTGTCCGCGCCCCGGACGACTTTGGCGCTGGCCTTTGCCGACCGCCCGGAAACGGCGGCCAGTGTTGCCGCGGCGGCGCTGGCCGAGGGCTTTGCCGCCATTGCCGGGCGTTACGAAGCCGAGTGGCAGGCCTTTACGGCGCGGTTGCCACGGGTGGCTTCCGAATACCGCGCCCAGTTTGCCGTGGCCGCCATGACCCTGCTGGCCCACGAGGACAAAACCTACCCTGGCGCGGGCGTCGCCAGCCTGAGCATTCCCTGGGGGGAAGCCGCTGATGCCGACCGCCCGACCTCCGGTGGCTATCATCTTGTCTGGTCGCGTGATCTCTACCACGTCGCCACCGCCTGGCTGGCCCTTGGCGACCGTGCCGCCGCCGGCCGCGCCCTGGACTACCTTTTCAAGGTGCAGCAGAACGCCGACGGCAGTTTTCCGCAGAATAGCTGGCTGGATGGGCGTCCCTACTGGCCGAGCGTCCAGCTTGACGAAGTGGCCTACCCCATCATCCTGGCCTGGCAACTCGAACGCTTTGACCGCGAGACCTACACCCAGCACGTCCGGCCGGCCGCCGAATACATCCTGCGCCACGGCCCCTACACGCCACAGGAGCGGTGGGAGGAGGAAGAGGGCTATTCCCCTTCCACGATAGCCGCCGAAATCGCCGGTCTGATCTGCGCGGCAGACATTGCCCGGCGGCTGGGCCGCGCTGAAGACGCCGAACGCTATGAGCGCACGGCTGACCGCTGGGCCGAAGGCGTCCAGCAGTGGTGCTACACAACGACCGGCCCGTGGGACGAAGGTGAAGCCGAACGGGGGTACTACCTGCGCATCAATAACAACCGCGACCCAAACGACGGTTTCAAGCTCGACATCAACAACGGAGGCGGCCAGCACGACGAGCGCGCCATCGTGGATGCGGGTTTTCTGGAACTCGTACGGTTGGGCATCGTACCGCCCGACGATCCCAAAATCGTGCGTTCACTGCGGATGGTTGACCGGGTGATTCGGGTTGAAACGCCGATGGGGCCAGGGTGGCGACGCTACAACTACGATGGCTATGGCGAACGCGCTGACGGCAGCGGCTGGCAGGACAAAGGCATCGGGCGTATCTGGCCGCTGCTGACTGGCGAGCGCGGCGAATACGTCATTGCCAGCGGCGGCGATGCCAATCCCTACGCGAAAACCATGCTGGCCTTTGCCGGCCCAACGGGGATGATTCCCGAACAGGTCTGGGACCAGGCCTATCCGCCCGACGCCCGCTACCGGATAGGTCAGGGCACGGGCAGCGCCACGCCTCTGGCCTGGAGCATGGCGCAGTTCGTGCGGCTCGTGATGTGCATCGAAGCCAGGCGGGTCATCGAACAGCCGGCCGTGGTCTTTCAGCGGTACGCCGGAAAGCAACGCCCCCGCTGA
- a CDS encoding alpha-amylase family glycosyl hydrolase encodes MKRINWLFCAVGGGWWLVWLTVVGLSQVVTKVEPPDWPTVTRPTTIELLITGEHLTGVRLDSNTPGITPGRVEVTSSGRYAFCEVTITPEARPGPVQLNLLTPNGARPLPWAVFSPLPRTTAFRGLTPDDVVYLLMIDRFANGDRSNDAPPGMPPANRANPRAYHGGDLRGVIEKLDYLQALGVTAIWMTPVYDNADTSEDYHGYGATDFYAVESRFGTLEQYQTLAQEVRRRGMKLLQDVIPNHTGPQHPWVRRPPTPTWFNGTPEQHLTCNFDIPALTRPDATPHERALVLEGWFAGILPDLNGADEKYQRYAIQNSLWWAEKVGLDGMRLDTYPYVVRPFWRDWQRAMDDAFPNFTAVGEIWHGDPNIIAFFRGGRTGWDGIDTGLRSQFDFPLFYAIRDFAAGDAPASRLAGLLQQDALYGNPHMNVTFIGNHDVPRIMRACGGDWRRVRLALTLLMTLRGIPQLYAGDEIGMDGGEDPDNRRDFPGGFGDTPNAFTPAGRTPDQQKLWEETQQLLTLRRRHRALRHGRHRDLVVEGRQWAFLREDGKEKLLVVVNGNGNRVEVPIPAASICDGAPNRPCTVNPVHSSFPVNDRKMQVRETLRVPVEAFGYRVFRVR; translated from the coding sequence ATGAAACGAATCAACTGGTTGTTCTGTGCCGTCGGCGGTGGCTGGTGGCTGGTGTGGCTCACCGTGGTGGGCCTGTCCCAGGTTGTAACCAAAGTCGAGCCGCCCGACTGGCCTACCGTGACCCGTCCGACGACCATCGAGCTGCTCATCACGGGTGAACATCTGACCGGCGTGCGCCTTGACAGCAACACGCCCGGCATCACACCCGGCCGGGTCGAAGTGACCTCCAGCGGGCGCTATGCGTTCTGTGAAGTGACCATCACCCCGGAGGCGCGTCCCGGACCTGTCCAACTCAATCTGCTTACGCCCAATGGCGCGCGGCCGCTCCCCTGGGCGGTGTTTTCGCCCCTGCCCCGGACGACGGCCTTTCGCGGCCTGACACCGGATGATGTCGTCTATCTGCTGATGATTGACCGCTTTGCCAATGGCGATCGCAGCAACGACGCGCCACCCGGAATGCCGCCAGCCAACCGTGCCAACCCACGCGCCTATCACGGGGGCGACCTGCGCGGCGTCATCGAGAAACTCGACTATCTCCAGGCGCTGGGCGTCACGGCCATCTGGATGACGCCGGTTTATGACAACGCCGATACCAGCGAGGACTATCACGGCTACGGCGCGACGGACTTTTACGCCGTCGAATCGCGCTTCGGAACGCTGGAGCAATACCAGACGCTGGCACAGGAAGTGCGGCGCCGCGGCATGAAGCTGCTTCAGGATGTCATTCCCAACCACACGGGGCCGCAGCACCCCTGGGTGCGCCGTCCGCCAACGCCGACCTGGTTCAACGGAACCCCGGAACAACACCTCACCTGCAATTTTGACATCCCGGCGTTGACGCGCCCGGATGCCACGCCGCACGAGCGCGCCTTGGTGCTCGAAGGCTGGTTTGCCGGTATCCTGCCGGACCTCAACGGCGCGGATGAGAAGTACCAACGCTATGCCATCCAGAATTCCCTCTGGTGGGCGGAAAAGGTGGGGCTTGACGGCATGCGGCTCGACACTTACCCCTATGTCGTCCGTCCGTTCTGGCGCGACTGGCAGCGCGCCATGGATGACGCCTTTCCGAACTTCACGGCCGTCGGCGAAATCTGGCATGGCGATCCAAACATCATTGCCTTCTTTCGTGGCGGGAGAACCGGTTGGGACGGCATTGACACCGGGCTGCGGTCGCAGTTTGACTTTCCGCTCTTTTATGCCATCCGGGACTTTGCCGCCGGGGATGCTCCGGCGTCCCGTCTTGCTGGTTTGTTGCAGCAGGATGCGCTCTACGGCAATCCCCACATGAACGTCACCTTCATCGGCAATCACGACGTGCCGCGCATCATGCGCGCCTGTGGCGGCGACTGGCGGCGCGTCAGACTGGCCCTGACGCTGCTGATGACGCTGCGCGGCATCCCCCAGCTCTACGCCGGGGATGAAATCGGGATGGATGGTGGCGAAGACCCCGACAACCGGCGTGACTTTCCGGGCGGCTTCGGCGATACCCCGAATGCCTTTACCCCGGCCGGGCGGACGCCCGACCAACAGAAACTGTGGGAGGAGACGCAGCAGTTGCTGACACTCCGTCGCCGTCACCGGGCGCTGCGGCATGGCCGCCATCGCGATCTGGTTGTGGAAGGCCGGCAGTGGGCCTTTCTGCGCGAAGACGGCAAGGAAAAGTTGCTCGTCGTCGTCAACGGCAACGGAAACCGGGTGGAAGTGCCGATACCTGCGGCCTCCATTTGTGACGGCGCACCCAACCGGCCGTGCACGGTGAATCCGGTACACAGTTCATTTCCCGTCAACGACAGAAAAATGCAGGTGCGGGAAACCCTGCGTGTGCCGGTGGAAGCCTTTGGCTACCGGGTGTTTCGCGTTCGATAA